A region from the Polyangiaceae bacterium genome encodes:
- a CDS encoding glutamine--tRNA ligase/YqeY domain fusion protein, with translation MSDDSHTLTHVESKDFIREKIERDIQTGKYNGRVVTRFPPEPNGYLHIGHSKSICLNFGLAKQYGGRCHLRFDDTNPTTEDPEFVESIQADIRWLGFDWGEHLYFASDYFEKLYHFAEELIRADKAYVCSLNGDEVREYRGTISEPGRPSPNRDATVEENLDLFRRMRAGEFEDGKYTLRAKIDMAHPNMKLRDPPIYRIRHAHHYRTGDKWCIYPLYDFTHGLSDAIEGVTHSICTLEFENNRPLYDWFVEAVDALPEGAGANPQQTEFARLNITYMVMSKRKFLRLVNEKHVAGWDDPRMPTVAGLRRRGYTPEAIRAFAERVGVAKNNSLVEIELLEHTLREDLNQRSPRVMCVLRPLKLILKNFDEVVGKREELEAPYYPPDVGRPGSRKVPLTKEIWIEQDDFAEEPPPKWHRLAPGASVRLRYGYVITCEYPVVDESGKLVEVIAKLHTPEEAEQMKVKGTIHWVSAEDAVDCEVRLYDRLFSVPEPDALEEGVDFITTLNPKSLEVLEGCKLEPAAAQEGLTRVQFERQGFFYADLDSKSDALIFNRTVSLKDSWARQTQPKQAAPERRRAQPKAAQAAQAPKPIELDAAAQMLVMVHGITPHEANVVSGDERLGKLLVGVDGLDGDVKAVTRWLVNDVASYLKGHDGEPPFGPAELIELVELQAAGTLSSRLAKDVFAELVKTGDSPKAIVERLGGGQIDDEAELTAVIKKVLADNPDHVKRYREGNQNLIGAFVGQVMRATGGKANPKLVNELLRRELNAN, from the coding sequence ATGAGCGACGACTCCCATACCCTCACCCACGTCGAGAGCAAGGACTTCATCCGCGAGAAGATCGAGCGGGACATCCAGACCGGCAAGTACAACGGCCGCGTCGTCACCCGCTTCCCGCCAGAGCCCAACGGCTACCTGCACATCGGGCACAGCAAGAGCATCTGCCTGAACTTCGGCTTGGCGAAGCAGTATGGTGGTCGCTGTCACCTGCGCTTCGACGACACGAACCCCACGACTGAAGATCCGGAGTTCGTGGAGTCCATCCAGGCGGACATCCGTTGGCTCGGCTTCGACTGGGGGGAGCACCTCTACTTCGCCTCCGACTACTTCGAGAAGTTGTACCACTTTGCCGAAGAGCTAATCCGTGCGGATAAAGCGTATGTGTGCAGCCTGAACGGAGATGAGGTGCGCGAGTACCGGGGCACCATCAGCGAGCCTGGTCGCCCGAGCCCAAACCGGGACGCCACCGTGGAAGAGAACCTCGACTTGTTCCGGCGCATGCGGGCGGGCGAGTTCGAAGACGGCAAGTACACCCTGCGCGCGAAGATCGACATGGCGCACCCGAACATGAAGCTCCGGGATCCGCCGATCTACCGCATCCGGCACGCGCATCACTACCGCACGGGCGACAAGTGGTGCATCTACCCGCTGTACGACTTCACGCACGGTCTGTCCGATGCCATCGAGGGCGTGACCCACTCGATCTGCACCTTGGAGTTCGAGAACAACCGTCCGCTGTACGACTGGTTCGTCGAAGCCGTGGACGCGCTGCCTGAGGGCGCCGGTGCGAACCCTCAGCAAACCGAGTTTGCGCGCCTCAACATCACGTACATGGTGATGAGCAAGCGCAAGTTCCTGCGCCTGGTGAACGAGAAACATGTCGCCGGCTGGGACGACCCGCGCATGCCGACCGTCGCTGGCTTGCGGCGCCGTGGCTACACCCCCGAGGCGATTCGCGCGTTCGCCGAGCGCGTGGGCGTCGCCAAGAACAACAGCTTGGTCGAGATCGAGCTGCTCGAGCACACGCTGCGCGAGGACTTGAACCAGCGTTCGCCGCGCGTGATGTGCGTGCTGCGGCCGCTCAAGCTGATCCTCAAGAACTTCGACGAGGTGGTGGGCAAGCGCGAGGAGCTCGAGGCGCCATACTACCCGCCGGACGTCGGTCGTCCCGGCTCACGCAAGGTCCCGCTCACGAAGGAAATCTGGATCGAGCAGGATGACTTCGCCGAAGAGCCCCCGCCGAAATGGCATCGCCTGGCGCCGGGTGCTTCCGTGCGGCTGCGCTACGGCTACGTGATCACCTGCGAGTATCCCGTCGTCGACGAGAGCGGGAAGCTGGTTGAAGTCATCGCGAAGCTTCACACACCAGAAGAAGCCGAGCAGATGAAGGTGAAGGGCACCATCCACTGGGTGAGTGCGGAAGACGCCGTCGACTGCGAGGTGCGCCTCTACGATCGCCTGTTCAGTGTGCCAGAGCCTGACGCGCTGGAAGAGGGCGTCGACTTCATCACCACGCTGAATCCCAAGAGCCTAGAAGTGCTCGAGGGCTGCAAGCTCGAGCCCGCAGCCGCGCAGGAAGGGCTCACTCGCGTTCAGTTCGAGCGCCAAGGCTTTTTCTATGCGGATTTGGACTCGAAGTCGGACGCGCTGATCTTCAACCGCACGGTGTCTCTCAAGGACAGCTGGGCGAGGCAGACGCAGCCCAAGCAGGCCGCTCCTGAGCGTCGTCGTGCGCAGCCCAAGGCGGCCCAAGCTGCGCAGGCGCCGAAGCCGATCGAGCTCGACGCTGCGGCACAGATGCTCGTGATGGTGCACGGCATCACGCCTCACGAGGCCAACGTGGTCAGCGGCGACGAACGCCTCGGCAAGCTGCTGGTCGGTGTGGACGGCCTGGACGGCGACGTGAAGGCTGTCACCCGCTGGCTGGTGAACGACGTCGCCTCCTACCTCAAGGGGCACGACGGCGAGCCTCCGTTCGGCCCTGCAGAGCTGATCGAGCTGGTCGAGCTGCAGGCTGCGGGGACGCTCTCCAGCCGCCTGGCGAAGGACGTATTCGCCGAGCTGGTCAAAACCGGCGACTCACCCAAGGCGATCGTGGAGCGCCTCGGTGGCGGCCAGATCGACGACGAGGCTGAGCTGACGGCGGTCATCAAGAAGGTGCTCGCCGACAACCCGGATCACGTGAAGCGCTACCGCGAAGGCAACCAGAACCTGATCGGCGCATTCGTTGGTCAGGTGATGCGCGCGACGGGGGGCAAAGCCAACCCGAAGCTCGTGAATGAGCTGCTGCGCCGCGAGCTGAACGCGAACTGA
- a CDS encoding ABC transporter ATP-binding protein has translation MAETKTDASALTLDVSRVYQRYPSKGGHQVVLNDISLKVPEPQFLTVVGPSGCGKSTLLRLILGSESPWKGTVHAAGQEVIHPDRNRGIVFQRYSLFPHLTVLQNVMFGLELDGSWLLQKWLTWPWYKQKHKQHQEQAMHYLKTVKLDQHAAKYPHQLSGGMQQRVAIAQAMIMKPTILLMDEPFGALDPGTREDLQLTIIETFEEQKTTIFFVTHDLEEALFVGTRLLVLSSFYSEDTGKETNGAKLVMDIPTPKTPTTADKKRGDFRELIQEVRRQGFDPEYRQHVREFDLRH, from the coding sequence ATGGCTGAGACGAAGACCGACGCTTCGGCGCTTACGTTGGATGTCTCCCGGGTCTACCAGCGCTACCCGAGCAAAGGTGGGCACCAAGTGGTGCTCAACGACATCTCGCTCAAGGTGCCCGAGCCGCAGTTCTTGACGGTGGTGGGCCCCAGCGGCTGCGGCAAGTCCACGCTGTTGCGGCTGATCCTTGGTAGTGAATCCCCGTGGAAAGGCACCGTGCACGCCGCGGGGCAAGAGGTGATTCACCCGGATCGCAACCGCGGCATCGTGTTTCAGCGCTACTCGCTGTTTCCTCACCTCACGGTGCTGCAGAACGTGATGTTCGGGCTCGAGCTGGATGGTAGCTGGCTCTTGCAGAAGTGGCTCACTTGGCCTTGGTACAAGCAGAAGCACAAGCAGCACCAAGAGCAGGCAATGCACTACCTGAAGACGGTGAAGCTCGATCAACACGCCGCCAAGTACCCGCATCAGCTTTCCGGCGGCATGCAGCAGCGCGTGGCCATCGCTCAAGCGATGATCATGAAGCCCACCATCCTGTTGATGGATGAGCCGTTCGGCGCCCTGGACCCCGGCACTCGGGAGGACCTCCAGCTGACCATCATCGAGACCTTCGAGGAGCAGAAGACGACCATCTTCTTCGTCACCCACGACCTCGAAGAGGCCCTCTTCGTCGGGACGCGCCTCTTGGTCCTCTCGAGCTTCTACTCAGAGGACACGGGGAAAGAGACCAACGGGGCGAAGCTCGTGATGGATATCCCGACCCCCAAGACGCCGACCACCGCCGACAAGAAGCGCGGGGATTTTCGCGAATTAATCCAGGAAGTGCGTCGTCAAGGTTTCGACCCGGAGTACCGCCAGCACGTCCGGGAGTTCGACCTCCGCCACTGA
- a CDS encoding ABC transporter permease — protein MTTAAVTTDSTNPVVRRIQDIWRSRPSLKLRRDRFAMVCLVVISLYMLIAALVALGVIGGDFADRVGTNYQSPNGETWKHWLGTDRQGRSIIVRMLYSTKVAFNVGFVSALIGSVVGSLTGAIAGYFGKTTDTVVVWLYSTIQSIPNLLLLIALSYAVSRTDLGRGLIVVYIAFGATFWVGPCRVVRGEVLKLRESDYVQAARAMGYSHARILLLHVLPNTLHLVLVYFALLFVAAIKSEVILSYLGLGVQGEPSWGVMINQSRAELINGYYWQIGAATLAMLGLVLCFNVFADALQDALDPKSL, from the coding sequence GTGACGACCGCAGCAGTTACCACCGACTCCACGAACCCTGTGGTGCGTCGAATTCAGGACATCTGGCGGTCGCGGCCAAGCCTAAAGCTTCGCCGGGATCGTTTTGCGATGGTGTGCCTGGTCGTCATCAGCCTCTATATGCTGATCGCAGCGCTGGTCGCCCTCGGCGTGATTGGTGGCGACTTCGCGGATCGCGTCGGCACCAATTATCAGTCGCCAAACGGCGAAACCTGGAAGCATTGGCTCGGCACCGATCGTCAAGGCCGGAGCATCATCGTGCGCATGCTCTACTCCACCAAGGTGGCTTTCAACGTCGGCTTCGTTTCCGCGCTGATTGGCTCCGTGGTGGGGTCGCTGACCGGAGCTATCGCCGGCTACTTTGGCAAGACGACGGACACCGTCGTCGTATGGCTGTACTCAACGATTCAGTCGATACCCAACCTGCTGCTACTGATTGCGCTGAGCTACGCCGTCAGCCGGACCGATCTGGGTCGCGGCTTGATCGTCGTCTACATCGCGTTCGGAGCAACTTTCTGGGTCGGTCCTTGCCGCGTTGTGCGCGGTGAGGTGCTCAAGCTGCGCGAGAGCGACTACGTCCAGGCGGCGCGCGCCATGGGCTACTCCCACGCACGCATCCTGTTGCTCCACGTCCTCCCGAACACGTTGCACCTGGTGCTCGTGTACTTCGCGCTGCTGTTCGTTGCAGCGATCAAGAGCGAGGTCATCCTGAGCTACCTCGGGCTAGGCGTACAGGGTGAGCCAAGCTGGGGCGTGATGATCAATCAGAGCCGCGCCGAGCTGATCAATGGCTACTACTGGCAAATCGGCGCCGCCACGCTGGCGATGCTCGGTTTGGTGCTCTGCTTCAACGTATTCGCGGATGCGCTGCAAGACGCGCTGGACCCGAAGAGCCTATGA
- a CDS encoding ABC transporter substrate-binding protein: MNHTARRDFLRLLLLGGASLGLLPACDDKKAPTGAASGSPSSAPTAAGGGDTNKEFQIGWSVWTGWMPFKLMQEKGFLQKRAEEHKVKIKLVEFKGYMDSVQAFAAKKLDGCAMTSMESLQPASNGVPSVAILINDRSNGGDGVLVREGTDLKGLKGKTVLLEEFSVSHYLLNRALESVGLKEKDVKIKNIPGDDAGKAFLTDKSVEAVATWNPHLFQAVEQGKGKVVFSSKDIPDEIMDFLVMNEDALKANPGLGPALTEAWFDAMAYFAAEATRKDAIDIMAKGAGSSVEDFEKMLKDTDLFTDKSKTADFLEGEKIKGTMEKVKKFSFDHDLIKNEGFQIGFGHDAKSQLKFDKSYIKV, encoded by the coding sequence ATGAATCACACCGCACGCCGTGACTTCTTGAGACTACTACTGCTCGGAGGTGCGAGCCTCGGCCTGCTGCCTGCCTGCGACGACAAGAAGGCGCCGACCGGCGCTGCGAGTGGCAGCCCGAGCTCCGCGCCAACCGCTGCCGGAGGTGGGGACACCAACAAGGAGTTCCAGATCGGTTGGTCGGTGTGGACTGGTTGGATGCCGTTCAAGCTGATGCAGGAGAAAGGCTTCCTGCAGAAGCGTGCGGAGGAGCACAAGGTCAAGATCAAGCTCGTCGAGTTCAAGGGCTACATGGACTCGGTCCAGGCGTTTGCAGCCAAGAAGCTCGACGGCTGCGCCATGACTTCCATGGAGTCACTGCAGCCCGCGTCGAACGGCGTGCCCAGCGTTGCGATTCTGATCAACGACCGCAGCAACGGTGGTGACGGCGTCCTGGTGCGTGAAGGCACGGATCTGAAGGGCCTCAAGGGCAAGACCGTGCTGCTCGAGGAGTTCAGCGTCAGCCACTACCTCCTGAACCGCGCTCTCGAGTCCGTCGGACTCAAGGAGAAGGACGTCAAGATCAAGAACATCCCAGGCGACGATGCGGGCAAGGCTTTCCTCACGGATAAGAGCGTCGAGGCCGTGGCGACGTGGAACCCGCACCTGTTCCAGGCTGTGGAGCAGGGCAAGGGCAAGGTGGTGTTTTCGAGCAAGGACATCCCTGACGAGATCATGGACTTCCTCGTGATGAACGAAGACGCGCTCAAGGCGAACCCCGGCCTCGGACCGGCGCTCACCGAGGCGTGGTTCGACGCGATGGCGTACTTCGCGGCGGAGGCGACCCGCAAGGACGCCATCGACATCATGGCCAAGGGGGCCGGCTCCTCGGTAGAAGATTTCGAGAAGATGCTCAAGGACACCGACCTCTTCACCGACAAGAGCAAAACGGCGGATTTCCTCGAGGGCGAGAAGATCAAGGGCACGATGGAGAAGGTGAAGAAGTTCTCCTTCGATCACGACTTGATCAAGAACGAGGGCTTCCAGATTGGTTTCGGGCATGACGCCAAGAGCCAGCTCAAGTTCGACAAGAGCTACATCAAAGTCTGA
- a CDS encoding ABC transporter ATP-binding protein, giving the protein MSTLSKGGGEKLLEVSHLETSFSTETGKLIAVDDVSFDIRSGEVVGLVGESGCGKTVTSKSILRLIPSPPGKISGGQILFGGRDLVKLSEREMRKVRGNDIAMIFQEPMTALNPVIRVGDQVAEALILHQPQLSKQERRARVLELLKQVGIPSPDTRIDEYPHQLSGGMRQRVMIAMALACNPKLLIADEPTTALDVTIQAQVLRLMLDLRERLGTAILLITHDLGVIAEVCDRVVVMYAGRVVEQASVDDLFHKPRHPYTAALLRSIPKRGARTTRRLETIPGLVPDLRKLPGGCRFRDRCAHHLSLSETEQARCRDAEPDLEEAAGTSVRCFFPIPAPDAGSQPPVSPRQEEA; this is encoded by the coding sequence ATGAGCACCCTCTCGAAGGGCGGTGGCGAGAAGTTGCTCGAGGTCTCGCACCTCGAGACTTCGTTCTCCACGGAAACGGGCAAGCTCATCGCCGTCGACGACGTGAGCTTCGACATCCGCTCGGGTGAAGTCGTCGGGCTGGTGGGCGAGTCGGGTTGCGGAAAGACCGTCACCAGCAAGAGCATCTTGCGCCTGATCCCGAGCCCACCGGGAAAGATCAGCGGTGGACAGATCCTGTTCGGCGGCCGCGATCTCGTGAAGCTCTCTGAGCGCGAGATGCGCAAGGTGCGGGGCAACGACATCGCGATGATCTTCCAAGAGCCCATGACGGCGCTGAACCCGGTGATTCGTGTCGGCGACCAGGTTGCGGAAGCGCTGATCTTGCATCAGCCCCAGCTCAGCAAGCAGGAGCGTCGCGCGCGCGTGCTCGAGCTACTCAAGCAAGTCGGTATCCCCTCGCCGGATACCCGCATCGACGAGTACCCCCATCAGCTCTCCGGGGGCATGCGCCAGCGCGTGATGATCGCGATGGCCCTGGCGTGTAACCCGAAGCTCTTGATCGCTGACGAACCCACCACCGCCCTCGACGTGACGATTCAGGCCCAGGTGCTGCGCCTGATGCTCGACCTCCGAGAGCGCTTGGGCACAGCCATCTTGCTCATCACCCATGACCTCGGTGTGATCGCAGAGGTCTGCGATCGCGTCGTGGTGATGTACGCCGGGCGGGTCGTCGAACAAGCCAGCGTGGACGACCTCTTCCACAAGCCACGGCATCCCTACACCGCCGCGCTCTTGCGCTCGATTCCGAAGCGCGGCGCACGCACCACGCGCCGACTGGAGACCATCCCAGGCCTCGTCCCAGATCTGCGCAAGCTCCCCGGGGGCTGCCGCTTTCGTGATCGCTGCGCGCATCACTTGAGCCTGAGCGAAACGGAACAGGCGCGTTGCCGGGACGCAGAACCCGATCTGGAGGAAGCGGCTGGCACCAGTGTCCGCTGCTTCTTTCCGATACCCGCTCCCGACGCAGGCTCGCAGCCTCCCGTTTCCCCACGGCAGGAGGAAGCATGA
- a CDS encoding GNAT family N-acetyltransferase: protein MTHSGKVEVYCRKATKSDLPEVLRLYAQPELDDGKTLPLAEAERVFAKMLSYPDYSVYIACANEVVVGTFALLIMDNLAYMAAPSAVIEDVAVDPERHGEGIGQAMMHFALDVCREKGCYKAILSSNVKRTRAHAFYEQLGFEHDGYAFRVDL from the coding sequence ATGACACACTCGGGCAAGGTCGAAGTTTATTGCCGCAAGGCAACGAAATCCGACTTGCCCGAGGTCTTGCGCTTGTACGCTCAGCCAGAGCTTGACGACGGAAAGACGCTGCCCCTTGCAGAGGCGGAGCGGGTCTTTGCCAAGATGTTGAGCTATCCCGACTACTCGGTCTACATCGCCTGCGCAAACGAAGTCGTCGTTGGTACCTTCGCTCTGCTGATCATGGACAACTTGGCCTACATGGCTGCGCCCTCCGCGGTGATCGAAGACGTTGCTGTGGACCCGGAGCGCCACGGCGAAGGCATCGGTCAGGCGATGATGCACTTCGCCCTCGACGTGTGCCGCGAGAAGGGCTGCTACAAGGCCATCCTCTCCTCAAACGTCAAGCGCACCCGCGCCCACGCCTTCTACGAACAGCTAGGCTTCGAACACGACGGTTACGCTTTCCGTGTGGATTTATAG
- a CDS encoding ABC transporter permease: MWAFVLRRLLGGIPIILGVTLITFLLLNVVGGDPALQMAGKNATEQDLQTIRAEYGLDKPLIGQYLDYLKQTVTFDFGKSFKTKQPVSEIIKERAGPSLSLTLPALLATTLLAIAIGLIAAAFRQRALDRGLMALAVTGMSISFLVYIVVGQYLLAFQMRAFQIHGYDAGWSERWQYLTLPIIVLIVVGLGYDTRFYRSVLVEEIGRDHVTTALAKGAGPTRVLTRHVLRNALIPIVTRVMISLPFLVTGSLLLESFFGIPGLGAQLLEAIESADFPVIRALTLLISVLFVLTTILNDVLYAVVDPRVRLE, from the coding sequence ATGTGGGCCTTCGTTCTGCGGCGCCTGCTCGGAGGCATCCCCATCATCTTGGGGGTAACGCTGATTACGTTCTTGCTGCTGAACGTCGTGGGTGGCGACCCCGCGCTGCAAATGGCGGGAAAGAACGCGACGGAGCAGGATCTGCAAACGATCCGCGCGGAATACGGACTCGATAAGCCGCTGATAGGGCAATACCTCGACTACCTGAAGCAGACGGTCACGTTTGACTTTGGAAAGAGCTTCAAGACCAAACAGCCCGTCTCGGAGATCATCAAGGAGCGAGCCGGACCGTCGCTCAGCCTCACCCTGCCAGCTCTGCTCGCAACGACGCTGCTCGCCATTGCTATCGGCCTCATCGCTGCGGCCTTTCGCCAGCGTGCGCTGGACCGGGGCCTGATGGCGCTGGCCGTCACCGGCATGAGCATCAGCTTCTTGGTCTACATCGTGGTGGGTCAGTACCTGCTCGCCTTCCAAATGCGCGCCTTCCAAATCCATGGCTACGACGCTGGCTGGAGCGAGCGCTGGCAATACCTCACGCTGCCGATCATCGTGTTGATCGTCGTCGGGCTTGGTTACGACACGCGCTTCTACCGCTCCGTGTTGGTGGAAGAGATCGGCCGCGACCACGTGACTACAGCGCTCGCCAAAGGCGCGGGACCAACCCGGGTGCTGACGCGCCATGTGCTCAGGAACGCGCTGATCCCCATCGTGACTCGGGTGATGATCTCATTGCCATTCTTGGTCACTGGGTCGCTTTTGCTGGAGAGCTTCTTCGGCATTCCTGGGCTTGGAGCCCAGCTCCTGGAGGCGATCGAGTCAGCAGACTTCCCGGTCATTCGCGCGCTCACCCTACTCATCTCCGTGCTGTTCGTGTTGACCACCATCTTGAACGACGTGCTCTACGCCGTCGTCGATCCACGGGTGAGGCTCGAGTGA
- a CDS encoding ATP-binding cassette domain-containing protein has protein sequence MTLLRARQVVKHFPKRGGFLGREIARVHAVNGVDLEVEKGESFGLVGESGCGKSTLGKVLVRLLEPTSGQIEFDGKDISRLDYAALRPFKRRMQIVFQDPYASLNPRMTVEGMLGEALKFHQIVPPAQVSARIDELLERCGLRRDIRRKYPHEFSGGQRQRLGIARALSVEPEFVLADEPVSALDVSVQAQLLNLMSDLKESLGLTFLFISHDLKVVQHFCDRVAVMYLGFIVEELPAENLDRDVRHPYSKALQGAIPIDDPRDRGNAEVLQGDVPSPLDIPKGCAFAGRCPLVNDRCKAERPELIQVGTSARHLVACHAVEEGRD, from the coding sequence ATGACGTTGCTCCGTGCGCGCCAAGTGGTGAAGCACTTCCCGAAGCGCGGTGGCTTTCTCGGCCGTGAAATCGCCCGCGTGCACGCCGTCAACGGCGTGGACCTGGAGGTCGAAAAGGGCGAGAGCTTCGGCTTGGTGGGTGAGTCAGGTTGCGGCAAGTCAACCCTGGGCAAGGTGCTGGTGCGCTTGCTCGAGCCCACGTCGGGTCAGATCGAATTCGATGGCAAGGACATCTCACGCCTCGACTATGCGGCGCTGCGCCCGTTCAAGCGGCGCATGCAGATCGTGTTTCAGGACCCTTACGCTTCGCTGAACCCGCGCATGACGGTGGAAGGCATGCTCGGCGAGGCGCTGAAGTTCCACCAAATCGTGCCCCCTGCGCAGGTCAGCGCTCGTATCGACGAACTGCTCGAGCGTTGCGGGCTACGTCGGGACATCCGCCGCAAGTACCCGCACGAGTTCTCCGGCGGGCAGCGTCAACGCCTGGGCATCGCTCGCGCGCTATCGGTCGAACCTGAGTTCGTACTGGCGGACGAACCCGTCTCCGCGCTGGACGTATCAGTGCAGGCCCAGCTCTTGAACTTGATGAGCGACCTCAAGGAATCCTTGGGGCTGACGTTCTTGTTCATCTCCCACGACTTGAAGGTGGTGCAGCACTTCTGTGATCGCGTCGCGGTCATGTACCTTGGCTTCATCGTCGAAGAACTCCCCGCGGAAAATCTCGATCGCGATGTACGCCATCCCTACTCCAAGGCGCTGCAGGGCGCGATCCCCATCGATGACCCGCGGGATCGCGGCAACGCTGAGGTCCTGCAAGGCGACGTGCCATCTCCCCTCGACATCCCCAAGGGCTGTGCCTTCGCGGGTCGCTGCCCGCTGGTGAACGATCGCTGCAAAGCGGAGCGTCCCGAGCTGATCCAAGTCGGCACCAGCGCGCGGCACCTGGTGGCTTGTCATGCGGTAGAAGAGGGCCGCGACTGA
- a CDS encoding ABC transporter permease: MTNEAPPEKAEDPAEPPVRKRAVQLIGSPLPRVRQVILGVIPILILCLLYAYYSHQRHVENPMDRLMPGLDQLTEGLKEITTPNKRTDEVWLWVDTKASLLRLFKGMGAGLGIAISLGLLMGIFSHVRAIFAPLMTALAKVPPLALLPIIFIFLGVDESSKIVLIALGIAPTLTNDIALAGRGVPQSAVVKAYTLGASTTEVAFKVIFPQILPRILDSIRLTIGPAWIFLIASEAISADSGLGYRIYVVQRQLAMNVILPYVLWIALLGVVMDYIIAGISRWGFPWAHDRGGH, from the coding sequence ATGACTAACGAGGCCCCGCCAGAGAAGGCCGAGGATCCTGCAGAGCCGCCCGTGCGCAAGCGGGCGGTGCAGCTGATTGGTTCTCCTCTCCCCCGCGTGCGTCAGGTGATCTTGGGGGTCATTCCGATCCTGATCTTGTGCCTGCTGTACGCGTACTACAGCCATCAACGCCATGTGGAAAATCCCATGGACCGCTTGATGCCGGGCCTCGATCAATTGACGGAGGGTCTGAAGGAGATCACGACACCCAACAAGCGCACCGACGAGGTTTGGCTGTGGGTCGATACCAAGGCCTCACTGTTGCGCTTGTTCAAGGGCATGGGCGCCGGGCTCGGCATCGCGATCAGCCTCGGGCTCTTGATGGGGATCTTCTCCCATGTGCGCGCGATCTTCGCACCCCTGATGACGGCGCTCGCCAAGGTCCCACCGCTGGCCCTGTTGCCGATCATCTTCATCTTCCTGGGCGTCGATGAGAGCTCGAAGATCGTGCTCATCGCGCTCGGCATCGCCCCCACACTCACGAACGACATCGCGTTGGCTGGCAGAGGCGTACCTCAGAGCGCAGTGGTGAAGGCGTACACCCTGGGAGCGAGCACCACCGAGGTCGCGTTCAAGGTGATCTTCCCACAGATCCTCCCGCGCATCCTCGACTCGATCCGACTCACCATTGGCCCTGCGTGGATTTTTCTCATCGCTTCTGAGGCGATCAGCGCGGATAGCGGCCTCGGCTATCGCATCTACGTTGTGCAGCGACAGCTCGCGATGAACGTGATCTTGCCTTACGTGCTCTGGATCGCGCTGCTCGGCGTCGTCATGGACTACATCATCGCAGGCATCTCCCGCTGGGGCTTCCCCTGGGCGCACGACCGAGGGGGCCACTGA
- a CDS encoding acyl-CoA dehydrogenase family protein, whose protein sequence is MNLEVPKKLKPLVEQATQVANFVFRPISRKYDLAEHAYPKELDLLAAAMDGMNSAGGVGAGAGELSRKQTGDAGVKNGANMATVLGLTELCWGDVGLALSIPRQGLGNSAIAAVATPEQKAKFNGTWAAMAITEPGAGSDSGAIRTTAVRDGDEWVLNGEKIFVTAGERCDSVVVWATLDASLGRAAIKSFIVPKGTPGMQVLRLEHKLGIRASDTATIAFTDCRIPFENILGSPEIDTQKSFAGVMQTFDNTRPVVAGMAIGVARAALELTRDILKQEGIKQTYRGSIWSRSAAEAELCRMEAEWEAARLLTLRAAWMADNGIPNSMQASMAKAKAGRMATDVTLRCVELCGGAGYSETELLEKWARDSKILDIFEGTQQIQMLVVARRLLNKKSSELR, encoded by the coding sequence TTGAACCTAGAAGTACCGAAGAAGCTGAAGCCTCTCGTCGAACAAGCCACCCAGGTGGCAAACTTCGTGTTTCGCCCGATCTCTCGCAAGTACGACCTGGCGGAGCATGCTTACCCCAAGGAGCTCGATCTGCTCGCTGCGGCGATGGACGGCATGAACTCCGCAGGAGGTGTGGGTGCCGGCGCCGGCGAACTCTCGCGTAAGCAAACCGGCGATGCTGGGGTCAAAAACGGCGCCAATATGGCGACGGTGCTTGGTCTCACCGAGCTCTGCTGGGGCGACGTTGGCCTGGCGCTGTCGATCCCGCGTCAGGGATTGGGCAACTCCGCTATCGCGGCGGTTGCCACCCCAGAGCAGAAAGCCAAGTTCAACGGCACCTGGGCTGCGATGGCGATCACGGAGCCTGGAGCTGGCTCCGACTCTGGCGCGATCCGCACGACGGCGGTGCGTGACGGTGACGAGTGGGTGCTAAACGGCGAGAAGATCTTCGTTACCGCAGGGGAACGCTGTGACAGCGTCGTTGTTTGGGCGACGCTAGATGCGAGCCTCGGGCGCGCGGCGATCAAGTCGTTCATCGTGCCCAAGGGCACGCCGGGCATGCAGGTGCTGCGCCTGGAGCACAAGCTCGGTATTCGCGCCTCAGACACCGCGACCATCGCCTTCACGGATTGCCGCATCCCCTTCGAGAACATCCTGGGGAGCCCGGAGATCGACACCCAGAAGAGCTTTGCCGGGGTCATGCAGACCTTCGACAACACGCGACCGGTGGTGGCGGGCATGGCGATCGGTGTGGCGCGCGCCGCGCTGGAGCTGACCCGCGACATCCTGAAGCAAGAAGGCATCAAGCAGACCTACCGCGGCTCCATTTGGTCGCGTAGCGCAGCCGAGGCAGAGCTTTGCCGCATGGAAGCAGAATGGGAGGCCGCGCGGCTGCTCACCCTGCGCGCAGCGTGGATGGCGGACAACGGCATCCCCAACAGCATGCAAGCTTCCATGGCCAAGGCCAAAGCAGGGCGCATGGCGACTGACGTGACGCTGCGCTGCGTGGAGCTGTGCGGTGGCGCGGGCTACAGCGAGACGGAGCTCCTGGAGAAGTGGGCGCGTGACTCGAAGATCCTCGATATCTTCGAGGGCACTCAGCAAATCCAGATGCTGGTCGTCGCGCGCCGGCTCTTGAACAAGAAATCGAGCGAGCTTCGATAG